A window of Metabacillus sp. B2-18 contains these coding sequences:
- a CDS encoding NAD(P)H-dependent flavin oxidoreductase, which yields MNWRTRVTDVLGIQYPIIQGGLAYLAYSDLAAAVSNAGGLGQITAMSLGTTDALRDEIKKIRDKTSKPFGVNFAIGQHGKGYEELVQVAIEEDVPVISMTGGNPSPIFDLLKGTEIKKLVLVAAKRQAIKAEELGADAVMVVGQEGGGHLGRTDVGTMVFVPQVVDAVKIPVIASGGIADGRGLMAALSLGAEGIEMGTRFIATKECIHAHPVYKKALINGDENSTVVIKKSLGAPARAIANEWTDRILEIEKNSGGYEELKTYISGGANKRYIYDGKINDGFAWAGQVMGLISDIPSVQELVSRITKEAETIRKEWT from the coding sequence ATGAATTGGAGAACAAGAGTAACTGATGTTTTGGGGATTCAATATCCAATTATACAGGGGGGGTTAGCGTATTTAGCCTATTCAGATTTAGCTGCAGCTGTTTCAAATGCTGGTGGGTTAGGGCAAATTACAGCTATGTCACTTGGAACAACTGATGCACTTCGTGATGAAATTAAAAAGATACGTGATAAAACATCAAAACCGTTTGGCGTGAATTTTGCAATCGGCCAACATGGAAAAGGATATGAAGAGCTAGTACAAGTAGCGATAGAGGAAGATGTTCCAGTGATCTCTATGACAGGTGGAAATCCCAGTCCTATTTTTGATTTACTTAAAGGCACGGAAATAAAAAAACTGGTCTTAGTAGCAGCAAAACGGCAGGCAATCAAAGCAGAAGAGTTGGGTGCAGATGCTGTAATGGTAGTAGGACAAGAAGGCGGGGGACATCTTGGAAGAACAGATGTAGGTACTATGGTGTTTGTTCCTCAAGTAGTCGACGCTGTCAAAATACCTGTTATTGCTTCAGGTGGGATTGCTGATGGTAGAGGGCTAATGGCTGCTTTAAGCTTAGGAGCTGAAGGAATTGAAATGGGCACTAGATTTATTGCTACGAAAGAATGCATTCATGCACACCCTGTTTATAAGAAAGCATTAATTAATGGAGATGAAAACAGCACAGTTGTTATTAAAAAGTCACTTGGAGCACCTGCTCGGGCAATTGCTAATGAATGGACAGACAGAATCTTAGAAATTGAAAAGAATTCTGGTGGGTATGAAGAATTAAAAACTTATATTAGTGGAGGAGCTAACAAAAGATACATATATGATGGTAAGATTAATGATGGGTTTGCATGGGCAGGGCAAGTAATGGGGTTAATATCAGACATACCTTCTGTACAAGAGCTAGTTAGTCGAATTACTAAAGAGGCAGAAACAATCCGTAAAGAATGGACATAA
- a CDS encoding UPF0223 family protein, translating into MEYQYPISLDWNTEETVDVIHFFECIEKAYENGIDRTVLMTAYRRFKEIVPSKAEEKTICNEFEEVSGYSSYRVIKKAKDAEEVHLLKM; encoded by the coding sequence ATGGAATATCAATATCCTATTTCTCTAGACTGGAACACAGAAGAAACAGTTGATGTGATTCATTTTTTTGAATGTATTGAGAAAGCATATGAAAATGGAATCGATCGGACAGTACTAATGACAGCATATCGAAGATTTAAAGAGATTGTGCCAAGCAAGGCGGAAGAAAAGACAATATGCAATGAGTTTGAAGAAGTGAGCGGTTATTCATCCTATCGCGTGATCAAAAAAGCAAAAGATGCTGAAGAAGTTCATTTATTGAAAATGTAA
- a CDS encoding YktB family protein, with the protein MKFNGFTNEDFETFTIDGLDERMEAIRGRIQPKFHELGQALTDDLASLLQKEMFLHIAKHARRTVNPPKDTWLAIADNKRGYKQHPHFQVGLFDDHLFIWLAFIYELPNKENIAKKFLEHLDKVVDITPEEYYVSLDHTKKDAKPLQETDLKKALERFRDVKKAEFLIGRHFRAEDPIVRDGDKLYKVIRETYETLLPLYKLSFDK; encoded by the coding sequence ATGAAGTTTAATGGGTTCACAAATGAAGATTTTGAAACATTTACAATAGATGGTCTGGATGAACGGATGGAAGCAATTCGAGGACGTATTCAACCAAAATTCCATGAGTTAGGACAAGCTTTAACAGATGATCTTGCTTCTTTGCTGCAAAAAGAAATGTTTTTACATATAGCAAAGCATGCAAGAAGAACGGTAAATCCACCTAAAGATACATGGTTGGCTATTGCGGATAATAAACGTGGATATAAACAGCATCCTCACTTTCAGGTTGGATTATTTGATGACCATCTTTTTATTTGGCTGGCATTTATTTATGAATTACCAAACAAGGAAAATATTGCAAAAAAATTCTTAGAACATCTTGATAAAGTTGTAGATATTACACCAGAAGAATACTATGTTTCTTTAGATCATACAAAGAAAGATGCTAAGCCACTTCAGGAAACTGATTTAAAAAAAGCTTTAGAAAGATTTAGAGATGTAAAAAAAGCGGAATTTCTTATTGGTCGTCATTTCCGAGCGGAAGACCCAATTGTACGAGACGGAGATAAGTTATATAAAGTCATTCGTGAAACATATGAGACATTACTTCCTCTTTATAAGCTGTCGTTCGATAAATAA
- a CDS encoding inositol monophosphatase family protein, with amino-acid sequence MTNWKELDQRAKQWVEEAGELIRNSFDSALSIQYKSNPNDLVTNMDKEVEQYLISKIQETYPDHKILGEEGYGDKVESLDGVVWIIDPIDGTMNFVHQQRNFAISVGVYGDGVGYIGLIYDVVHKELYHAFRGEGAYMNELPLPKRDEVKIEQAILSVSPMWVTENKRFDHQLITPIVKRVRGTRSYGSAALECAYVAAGRLDAYMTMRLAPWDFAAGLVLLEEVGANASTLSGEKLDLLNKNSFFIGEQSLHQYILKEFLVK; translated from the coding sequence ATGACGAACTGGAAGGAATTAGATCAAAGGGCAAAACAGTGGGTGGAAGAAGCCGGTGAATTAATAAGAAACTCTTTTGATTCTGCCCTTTCTATACAGTACAAGTCAAACCCAAATGATTTGGTTACAAATATGGATAAAGAAGTAGAACAATATTTAATAAGTAAAATTCAAGAAACCTACCCTGATCACAAAATCCTTGGTGAAGAGGGATATGGTGATAAGGTGGAAAGTTTAGACGGAGTCGTGTGGATTATTGATCCAATTGATGGCACGATGAATTTTGTCCATCAGCAAAGAAACTTCGCTATATCTGTAGGAGTATATGGAGATGGTGTTGGTTACATAGGGTTAATCTATGATGTTGTACATAAAGAGCTTTATCATGCTTTTAGAGGAGAGGGTGCTTATATGAATGAGTTACCTTTGCCTAAACGTGATGAAGTGAAAATCGAGCAAGCTATATTAAGTGTAAGTCCGATGTGGGTAACAGAGAATAAACGGTTCGATCACCAATTAATTACCCCTATTGTTAAAAGGGTACGTGGTACAAGGTCTTATGGATCAGCAGCGCTTGAATGTGCATATGTTGCAGCGGGACGTTTAGATGCTTATATGACGATGAGATTGGCACCTTGGGACTTTGCGGCGGGTTTGGTTCTGCTAGAGGAAGTTGGTGCAAACGCATCAACATTATCAGGAGAAAAACTTGATCTATTAAATAAGAATAGCTTTTTTATTGGTGAACAATCATTACATCAATATATCCTTAAAGAATTTTTGGTAAAATGA
- a CDS encoding GNAT family N-acetyltransferase: MTKLTSRILETSDYPFFMDLVRTSLEWQEEECKVEDITEYLSSYKMYNGDWRVWLDENHLIGISYVLEWSPANEKPWIGTIIVHENFRGKGYGKAILNEIGMVLSDNGHKAIFAGCPIQRDSWLLFLGKCGFEQFKVEEDDTTHKKFMISVKPL, encoded by the coding sequence ATGACAAAATTAACATCTCGTATACTTGAAACTAGTGATTATCCATTTTTCATGGATTTAGTTAGGACAAGTCTAGAATGGCAAGAGGAAGAATGTAAAGTCGAAGACATTACTGAATACCTATCATCATACAAAATGTACAACGGTGATTGGAGGGTATGGTTGGATGAAAATCACCTTATAGGTATATCATATGTTTTGGAATGGTCTCCAGCTAACGAGAAGCCTTGGATTGGTACGATTATTGTTCATGAAAACTTTAGAGGAAAAGGATATGGAAAAGCCATACTGAATGAAATCGGAATGGTTTTAAGTGATAATGGCCATAAAGCAATATTTGCGGGGTGTCCTATTCAGAGAGATTCCTGGCTTCTATTTCTTGGGAAATGTGGATTTGAGCAATTTAAGGTTGAAGAGGATGATACAACTCATAAAAAATTTATGATCTCTGTTAAGCCATTATAA
- a CDS encoding DUF5325 family protein, with the protein MKQGKWIFLVLAVLAALFMIGIGVAVGERSILGIILAIIGLNAVMATGFIMKKRMREKGLI; encoded by the coding sequence ATGAAACAAGGTAAATGGATTTTTCTTGTATTAGCTGTATTAGCAGCCCTTTTTATGATTGGAATTGGAGTGGCCGTTGGTGAACGAAGCATCCTGGGAATTATTTTAGCCATCATTGGTCTAAATGCTGTAATGGCTACTGGTTTTATTATGAAAAAAAGAATGAGAGAAAAAGGCTTAATATAA